One region of Nitrospira sp. genomic DNA includes:
- a CDS encoding cytochrome c — translation MDAGRVCMMGWLLLGGVSVGWASNSEVLRPRVPIDQIEAARTVTNPFPVTPEMLQQGKALFEGKAFCRACHGADGKGLGMDLDYSTFKGPLPRNFTDKLWQQSRTDGELFWILKNGSPGTDMAPFIPLVLTEEEAWQVLMYVRSFGGR, via the coding sequence ATGGATGCTGGACGTGTATGCATGATGGGATGGCTCCTGCTCGGCGGGGTATCGGTTGGCTGGGCGTCGAATTCCGAAGTGTTGCGACCGCGTGTTCCGATCGATCAGATCGAGGCGGCCAGGACTGTAACCAATCCCTTTCCTGTGACGCCGGAAATGCTTCAGCAGGGAAAAGCGCTCTTTGAAGGTAAAGCGTTCTGTCGCGCCTGCCACGGGGCGGACGGGAAAGGGCTCGGAATGGATTTGGATTATTCCACCTTCAAGGGACCGCTCCCACGGAACTTTACTGATAAGCTATGGCAGCAGTCCAGGACGGACGGTGAACTGTTCTGGATTCTGAAAAACGGGAGTCCCGGGACGGATATGGCTCCGTTTATTCCACTCGTTCTGACCGAGGAGGAGGCCTGGCAAGTCCTCATGTATGTCCGTTCTTTCGGTGGGCGTTGA